In Desulfuromonadales bacterium, a single window of DNA contains:
- a CDS encoding DUF4124 domain-containing protein: MTRITTLFLLLMLWCGAAFAVVYQCRDKNGNLFLTNNRDKFPPGCVQIGEPIGEQPAPSPPAATPPAARGSEPEMRERRRQSSPPRTQAPPAPMEVPKPEAPPPEADAPEEEAE, from the coding sequence ATGACCCGAATCACGACCCTGTTTCTGCTGCTGATGCTCTGGTGCGGAGCGGCCTTCGCCGTGGTCTACCAGTGCCGGGACAAGAATGGGAATCTCTTCCTGACCAACAACCGGGACAAGTTTCCTCCGGGGTGTGTGCAGATCGGCGAGCCCATAGGAGAGCAGCCCGCACCGTCGCCGCCGGCAGCGACACCCCCTGCAGCCCGGGGAAGCGAGCCCGAGATGCGCGAACGACGGCGCCAATCATCGCCACCGCGCACCCAGGCGCCCCCGGCGCCAATGGAAGTGCCGAAGCCTGAGGCGCCTCCACCCGAGGCGGATGCGCCAGAGGAAGAAGCGGAGTGA